One region of Vicia villosa cultivar HV-30 ecotype Madison, WI unplaced genomic scaffold, Vvil1.0 ctg.001862F_1_1, whole genome shotgun sequence genomic DNA includes:
- the LOC131636925 gene encoding uncharacterized protein LOC131636925, with translation MVAIATPQRIKTFEDFAKVHAILLAASGLPEPLHRRLFQKLSTETFDGGEHFQIEPCEENRQRRLVLTSDSMAKDSNVFLIDHAWTFRLPDAYKQLREVPGLAERMSSLMCVDIDRNLDGETEVDDVGDEASRDKVDVVEVVESEVREAKEKGDGTLRWLELDGLDIDDDTLLSLDLPARFPDLVALSLYGNKLTRADLIVKEVIKFKHLKGLWLNNNPVLKNRDGELADIILKELPELEIYNSTFTSNFGEWALGFCAEIYGKDSPANADQADSPLLSVSNLDLSDRNIHNLIDKEFSPICLPSLSYLNIRGNPLEQNSVANLLGLLRGFPCLRSLEVDIPGPLGGSAVEILESLPNISELNGISTSKILESGKHVIDSVLLPRLPEWTPDEPIHDRIISAMWQYLMTYRLADEEKLDETSVWYVMDEFGSALRHSDEPNFRVAPFLFMPEGNLASAVSYSILWPTQNVWKGDECTRDFLLGIGEDKQRSARLTAWFHTPENYFIQEYEKHNQTLRSTSLLPTTVQSSESKSIRPHDGRLLRVYTDIPQVEEYLTHPDFSIIKDPKDADIIWTCVQVDEELKKATGITDQQYINQFPFEACLVMKHHLAETIQKAHGSPQWLQPTYNLETHLGQLIGDYNVRKREGLDNLWILKPWNMARTIDTTVTDNLSAIIRLMETGPKICQKYIEHPALFQGKKFDLRYVVLVRSMHPLEIFLSDCFWVRIANNQYSLDKSSLFEYETHFTVMNYRGRINQKNIKDFVREFEEEHQVKWLNIHTRVRSMIRSVFEAAAVAHPEMHSPTSRAIYGVDVMLDSSFQPKLLEVTYCPDCTRACKYDMDIVVGEGGVAKGSDFFNNVFKCLFLNEISQVSPL, from the exons ATGGTAGCCATAGCAACCCCTCAGAGAATCAAAACCTTCGAAGACTTCGCTAAAGTTCATGCAATTTTACTCGCCGCCTCAGGCTTGCCGGAGCCACTTCACCGCCGCCTCTTCCAGAAACTCTCCACTGAGACATTTGACGGCGGCGAACACTTCCAGATCGAGCCATGCGAAGAAAACCGCCAGAGACGCCTCGTTTTAACTTCGGATTCCATGGCCAAAGACTCCAATGTCTTCCTCATTGATCACGCTTGGACTTTCAGACTCCCCGACGCTTACAAACAG CTGCGTGAAGTTCCGGGATTAGCAGAGAGGATGAGTTCTTTGATGTGTGTAGATATTGACAGAAATTTAGATGGTGAAACTGAGGTGGATGACGTTGGTGATGAAGCTTCGAGAGACAAGGTTGATGTTGTGGAAGTAGTTGAGAGTGAGGTTCGAGAGGCGAAAGAGAAAGGTGATGGTACATTGAGATGGTTGGAGCTTGACGGTCTCGATATTGATGATGATACACTTCTCTCACTGGACTTGCCTGCTAGATTTCCG GATTTAGTTGCGCTTAGCCTATATGGAAACAAGCTTACAAGAGCTGACCTGATTGTTAAGGAAGTTATCAAATTTAAACATCTCAAAGGACTCTGGCTGAACAATAATCCGGTTCTTAAAAATCG TGATGGTGAGCTTGCAGATATTATTCTTAAGGAATTACCAGAACTGGAGATTTATAATTCAACTTTCACAAGCAATTTTGGGGAGTGGGCGTTGGGCTTTTGTGCAGAGATATATGGAAAGGATAGCCCAGCAAATGCTGATCAAGCTGACAGTCCACTGCTGAGTGTATCTAATCTTGACCTTTCAGATAGAAACATTCACAATTTGATCGACAAG GAATTTTCACCCATTTGTTTGCCATCCCTTTCGTATTTGAACATTCGTGGAAATCCATTGGAGCAAAACTCAGTTGCCAACTTGTTAGGTCTGCTGAGGGGATTCCCTTGCTTACGTTCATTGGAG GTTGATATTCCTGGTCCTCTTGGAGGAAGTGCTGTTGAAATTCTAGAATCTCTTCCAAACATTTCTGAACTAAATGGTATTAGTACATCCAAAATATTGGAATCTGGAAAGCATGTTATTGATTCAGTGCTTCTTCCTCGCCTCCCTGAATGGACCCCTGACGAGCCTATTCATGACCGTATTATAAGTGCAATGTGGCAATATTTAATGACATACAGACTTGCTGATGAAGAAAAGTTAGACGAAACATCTGTATG GTATGTGATGGATGAATTCGGTTCTGCTTTGCGGCACAGTGATGAGCCAAATTTTAGAGTGGCACCCTTTCTTTTTATGCCGGAGGGTAATCTAGCATCGGCCGTGAG CTATTCTATTCTATGGCCGACACAGAATGTTTGGAAAGGTGATGAATGCACTCGTGACTTTCTTCTTGGTATTGGAGAAGATAAACAACGCTCTGCCAGACTTACTGCCTGGTTCCATACGCCAGAGAACTATTTTATCCAA GAGTATGAGAAGCACAATCAGACATTGCGATCCACAAGTTTATTACCAACCACCGTGCAGTCTTCTGAGAGTAAAAGTATCCGTCCGCATGATGGACGTCTATTACGGGTTTACACAGATATACCTCAGGTGGAGGAGTACTTGACGCATCCTGATTTTTCAATCA TAAAGGACCCAAAAGATGCAGATATAATATGGACATGTGTGCAAGTAGATGAGGAATTGAAGAAGGCCACAGGAATAACAGATCAACAGTACATTAATCAATTTCCTTTTGAGGCTTGTCTTGTCATGAAACATCATTTAGCAGAAACAATTCAGAAG GCACACGGATCTCCTCAATGGTTGCAGCCTACTTATAATCTTGAAACTCATTTGGGTCAACTTATTGGTGACTATAATGTACGCAAAAGAGAAGGACTAGACAACCTTTGGATCTTAAAACCTTGGAACATGGCCCGAACAATTGATACTACTGTAACTGATAATTTATCGGCCATAATCCGACTCATGGAAACTGGTCCAAAAATATGCCAGAAGTATATTGAACACCCTGCTTTGTTCCAAGGGAAAAAGTTTGATCTCCGTTACGTAGTACTGGTTCGGAGCATGCACCCTTTGGAGATATTCCTGTCAGATTGTTTCTGG gtAAGGATAGCCAACAACCAATATTCTTTGGACAAAAGTAGTCTTTTTGAGTACGAAACTCATTTCACTGTTATG AATTATAGAGGAAGAATAAATCAAAAgaatattaaggattttgtgaggGAATTTGAGGAAGAACATCAAG TTAAGTGGTTGAATATACATACCAGAGTAAGGAGCATGATTCGTTCAGTGTTTGAGGCAGCTGCGGTTGCACATCCTGAGATGCATAGTCCAACATCAAGGGCAATTTACGGTGTAGATGTCATGTTAGACAGCTCTTTCCAACCTAAGTTATTAGAG GTAACTTACTGCCCTGATTGTACGCGTGCTTGCAAATATGACATGGATATCGTAGTTGGAGAAGGAGGTGTTGCCAAAGGTTCTGATTTCTTCAACAATGTGTTCAAGTGTCTCTTTTTGAATGAAATTTCTCAAGTTAGTCCATTGTAA